The following are encoded in a window of Brevibacillus sp. DP1.3A genomic DNA:
- the fliR gene encoding flagellar biosynthetic protein FliR, whose product MNLFLMYLPVFLLVFVRMSAFFVTAPFFSIRGVPNQFKIGLAFIIAVISFQSLPVQGEIPMDLTFILYVMKEALVGVILGYICEMMFIAIQVAGGLMDMQMGLAMANVIDPKTGTYIPVTGNFKNILAVLYFFSIDGHHMLIRGVISSYQVIPVDIMWAAFGSENVMMTAIKTFQTMFTSAFMIAAPIVVALFLVDLSLGIIAKSVPQFNIFVVGLPIKLLAGFLLLIVVMPAFLLTLNGLFGNMFRALAEMMNSLGGSP is encoded by the coding sequence ATGAATCTTTTTCTGATGTATCTGCCCGTATTCTTGCTTGTTTTTGTCCGAATGAGTGCCTTTTTTGTAACGGCTCCGTTCTTTTCCATTCGTGGTGTACCGAATCAGTTTAAAATCGGTCTCGCGTTTATCATTGCCGTCATCAGTTTTCAATCCTTGCCGGTACAAGGCGAGATTCCGATGGATTTGACATTTATTCTGTATGTCATGAAGGAAGCGCTTGTTGGTGTCATTCTTGGTTACATATGTGAAATGATGTTTATCGCCATTCAGGTTGCCGGTGGACTGATGGACATGCAGATGGGTCTCGCAATGGCAAACGTGATTGACCCTAAAACGGGTACATATATCCCGGTGACAGGTAACTTCAAAAACATTCTCGCTGTCCTGTACTTTTTCAGTATTGACGGGCATCATATGCTGATACGAGGTGTGATAAGCAGTTACCAGGTTATACCGGTGGATATCATGTGGGCGGCTTTCGGAAGCGAAAACGTCATGATGACAGCAATAAAAACATTTCAAACGATGTTTACGAGTGCGTTTATGATTGCGGCACCTATCGTCGTTGCATTGTTTCTGGTTGATCTCTCTCTTGGTATTATCGCCAAATCTGTCCCGCAGTTTAATATCTTTGTGGTGGGTTTGCCCATTAAACTGCTTGCCGGCTTTTTACTGCTTATCGTGGTGATGCCTGCGTTCTTGCTGACCCTGAACGGATTGTTTGGGAACATGTTCCGGGCACTTGCAGAAATGATGAATTCGCTCGGAGGATCACCATGA
- the flhB gene encoding flagellar biosynthesis protein FlhB: MNQLRLSYQVDLQFFNGEKTEKATPKKKQDARKKGQVAKSQDLSPALSLTAFFFLLMMLGSTMLGTFQDLMRESLITYTTWQINEENLKVIVMQLVFEAIKIVGPILGLSFLVAFAVNYMQVGWQISTEPLQMKLEKIDPIKGAKRIFSLRSLVELLKSLLKISAGIYVAYVILWNAKEQVVQLSLMSIGAVLSFTAEEVTKLGIYLGLLLFILAILDYAYQRYEHEKNLRMSKQDLKDEYKQAEGDPLIKGKIRERQRSMAIRRMMQELPKADVIITNPTHFAVAVRYDASAMSAPTVIAKGQDYLALKIREVAKKHRIVTMENKPLARALYSQVEVGQQIPEEMFKAVAEVLAYVYKLQGKVK, encoded by the coding sequence ATGAATCAATTGAGGCTTTCTTATCAAGTAGATCTTCAATTTTTTAATGGGGAAAAGACAGAAAAAGCTACGCCCAAGAAAAAGCAAGACGCACGAAAAAAAGGGCAAGTCGCGAAAAGTCAGGATCTTTCCCCAGCCCTATCTTTGACAGCATTTTTCTTTCTGTTAATGATGCTTGGCTCAACCATGCTAGGCACATTTCAAGATTTGATGCGTGAGTCATTGATTACATACACCACGTGGCAAATAAATGAAGAAAATTTAAAAGTCATCGTGATGCAACTCGTATTTGAAGCGATAAAAATTGTAGGACCTATCCTAGGCTTGAGTTTTCTTGTCGCATTTGCGGTGAACTACATGCAGGTAGGCTGGCAAATTAGTACAGAACCCCTTCAAATGAAACTGGAAAAGATCGATCCGATTAAAGGGGCAAAACGAATTTTTTCCTTACGCTCGCTCGTAGAGCTACTGAAATCATTATTAAAAATAAGCGCAGGCATATATGTCGCGTACGTCATTTTGTGGAATGCAAAGGAACAAGTTGTACAGCTTTCCTTAATGTCTATCGGAGCAGTCCTATCGTTTACTGCCGAAGAGGTGACAAAGCTGGGAATCTATCTCGGGTTATTGCTTTTCATTCTCGCGATTCTGGACTACGCCTATCAGCGTTATGAGCATGAAAAGAATCTGCGGATGTCCAAGCAGGATCTCAAGGACGAGTATAAGCAAGCGGAAGGTGATCCGCTCATTAAAGGGAAGATTCGTGAACGGCAAAGAAGTATGGCCATTCGCCGTATGATGCAGGAGCTTCCCAAAGCGGATGTCATTATTACGAACCCGACTCACTTTGCCGTTGCCGTTCGCTATGACGCAAGTGCGATGAGTGCACCGACGGTAATCGCCAAAGGGCAAGATTATCTAGCATTAAAAATAAGGGAAGTTGCGAAAAAGCATCGTATCGTTACCATGGAAAACAAGCCCTTGGCCCGGGCTCTCTATAGTCAAGTTGAAGTTGGGCAACAAATTCCCGAAGAGATGTTTAAAGCGGTCGCGGAAGTTCTCGCGTACGTCTACAAGCTGCAAGGGAAAGTGAAATAA
- the flhA gene encoding flagellar biosynthesis protein FlhA: MGFKFKEVGTILFVISIVVMMVIPLPSALLDLLLILNISLALTILLVSMYTKETLEFSIFPTVLLITTLFRLALNVSTTRNILSHGEGGKVIETFGSFVVGGNQVVGFVVFLILIIIQFIVITKGSERVAEVAARFTLDAMPGKQMSIDADLNAGMITEADARVRRKKIENEADFYGAMDGASKFVKGDAIAGIIIFIVNIIGGFIIGMLIHDMSFAESASRFTTMSVGDALVSQIPALLISTAAGIIVTRSTSGEGLGEDIVKQMFSFPRLLYIVAGCMLLLGLFTPIGILPVLPVCGIMGFAAWKMEKNQKMQIQESADQVEEQQLEEVRSPESVVNLLQVDPIEFEFGYGLIPLADVKQGGDLLDRVIMIRRQIALEMGIVVPVIRIRDNIQLRPNEYMIKIKGNQVAKGEIMLDHYLAMSPGIEDDSIVGIETVEPAFGLPALWVTEENKEIAELSGYTVVDPPSVVATHLTEVIKRHAHELLGRQETRALIDNVRETAPVLVDELIPSLLAIGDVQKVLQKLLREKVSVRNLHVILEALADQALYTKDPDVLTEYVRQAMARQITLQFTEPGQPLHVLTAGAGLEKAISERVEQSEQGSYLAMDPETSQRIFQNMSTEVSKMINSGQQPIILSSPAVRMYLRQLVDRMMPDVPVLSYSELEPHVEVQSVGMVNIS; this comes from the coding sequence GTGGGATTCAAATTTAAAGAAGTTGGTACGATCCTTTTTGTCATAAGCATTGTTGTCATGATGGTAATCCCACTTCCTTCAGCGCTACTTGATTTGCTGTTGATTTTGAATATCTCCCTTGCATTGACCATCTTGCTTGTGTCGATGTATACAAAAGAAACTTTGGAATTCTCGATCTTTCCGACGGTTTTGCTTATTACAACACTTTTTCGACTAGCCTTGAACGTGTCGACGACGAGAAATATTTTATCGCACGGTGAAGGCGGTAAAGTTATTGAAACGTTCGGTAGCTTTGTAGTCGGTGGTAATCAAGTCGTCGGTTTCGTCGTGTTTCTGATCTTGATCATCATTCAGTTTATTGTAATCACCAAAGGTTCTGAGCGTGTCGCTGAGGTAGCAGCACGTTTTACGCTCGATGCGATGCCTGGTAAACAGATGAGTATCGACGCCGATCTGAATGCAGGAATGATCACAGAAGCAGACGCACGTGTCCGAAGAAAAAAGATTGAGAACGAAGCTGACTTTTATGGAGCAATGGATGGTGCCAGCAAATTCGTAAAAGGGGACGCCATCGCGGGTATTATCATTTTTATCGTAAATATTATCGGTGGTTTTATCATCGGGATGCTCATTCACGATATGAGCTTTGCCGAGTCTGCCTCTCGATTCACTACTATGTCTGTCGGTGACGCACTGGTGAGCCAGATTCCAGCGCTCTTAATCTCGACCGCAGCAGGTATTATTGTAACGCGTTCTACTTCTGGTGAAGGTCTTGGAGAAGATATCGTCAAGCAAATGTTCAGCTTTCCGCGTCTTCTCTATATCGTAGCCGGATGCATGTTATTGCTGGGGCTCTTTACACCGATTGGAATTCTTCCAGTACTTCCGGTATGCGGGATAATGGGATTTGCTGCTTGGAAAATGGAAAAGAACCAAAAGATGCAAATCCAAGAATCCGCAGACCAGGTGGAAGAGCAGCAATTGGAAGAAGTACGCAGTCCAGAAAGCGTCGTGAACCTGTTACAGGTCGATCCGATCGAATTCGAGTTCGGTTATGGCTTAATCCCACTTGCTGATGTGAAGCAGGGAGGAGATCTGTTAGATCGGGTCATCATGATTCGAAGACAAATCGCACTCGAGATGGGGATCGTTGTACCGGTCATTCGTATACGTGACAACATCCAGCTTCGACCGAATGAATACATGATCAAAATAAAAGGCAACCAGGTCGCAAAAGGGGAAATCATGCTGGATCACTATCTGGCAATGAGCCCGGGGATCGAAGATGATTCCATTGTTGGGATAGAAACCGTAGAACCTGCGTTTGGATTGCCTGCATTATGGGTAACAGAAGAGAATAAGGAGATTGCTGAGCTGTCTGGCTATACAGTTGTCGATCCGCCTTCTGTTGTGGCTACACACCTGACAGAGGTTATCAAGCGACATGCCCACGAATTGTTAGGTCGCCAAGAAACAAGGGCCCTGATCGACAATGTAAGGGAGACAGCACCAGTTCTCGTAGACGAGCTGATTCCAAGTCTGCTCGCCATTGGGGACGTACAAAAAGTATTGCAAAAGCTGTTGCGTGAAAAAGTGTCTGTTCGAAATCTCCACGTCATCCTTGAAGCACTTGCGGATCAAGCCTTGTATACAAAAGATCCAGATGTACTCACGGAATATGTGAGACAGGCGATGGCGAGACAGATCACACTCCAATTTACGGAGCCAGGGCAACCACTTCATGTGCTTACAGCTGGAGCAGGATTGGAAAAAGCAATCTCTGAACGTGTGGAACAGTCTGAGCAAGGAAGCTATCTGGCGATGGATCCGGAAACGTCTCAGCGAATATTCCAAAACATGTCGACTGAAGTGAGCAAAATGATCAACTCGGGTCAACAGCCGATCATTCTTTCATCACCAGCGGTCCGAATGTACTTGCGTCAATTAGTAGATCGCATGATGCCAGACGTTCCCGTTTTGTCGTACAGCGAGCTCGAACCACATGTTGAAGTGCAAAGCGTAGGGATGGTGAACATTTCGTGA
- the flhF gene encoding flagellar biosynthesis protein FlhF, giving the protein MRVKRYIVDSMPEAMEKIRTDLGMDAVILNSKPIKTGGLFGMFGQQRIEVIAAVDEKASERDNPTVAAEHRTNNVLPKSQTGTYTAAQAYRRPTVTKTSENQQVESTGREQVVAAMTQTAVATPPKEEISDTRVVQKQGEPTEQHAPVTTSKERALPASNHDAIATEMRDMRQMFQKLLVHDLSEQLPPAIQSIRAKLLKQELTEELTAEIIRKVMEMPQPGEKWTEEEAFVACRTIITSMIEPYTASSPKLGKNVRYAFFFGPTGVGKTTTIAKLAANSMLREKRKIGFITADTYRMAAVEQLKTYANILNVPLEVVFSPKEMAAAMERLSDCDLIFVDTAGRNFRNDEYVEGIRELLEHGKDSVNYLVLSLSSKFNDMKAIVQNFAEVQVKQVIFTKADETNSFGTMLNVCQEMNLQLSYVTTGQNVPDDIVVATPELVSTMIMGE; this is encoded by the coding sequence GTGAGGGTAAAACGTTACATTGTCGATTCGATGCCAGAAGCAATGGAAAAAATCAGGACGGACTTAGGAATGGATGCAGTGATTCTTAATTCCAAGCCGATCAAAACAGGTGGATTGTTCGGGATGTTTGGCCAACAACGAATCGAAGTAATCGCTGCTGTCGATGAAAAGGCATCCGAGCGAGATAATCCCACAGTAGCAGCTGAACATCGAACCAACAACGTTTTGCCCAAATCGCAGACGGGTACGTACACGGCTGCTCAAGCGTATCGAAGACCGACTGTGACAAAAACATCAGAGAATCAACAAGTTGAATCAACAGGTAGGGAGCAGGTCGTGGCCGCGATGACACAAACCGCGGTTGCGACGCCTCCAAAAGAAGAGATCTCAGATACGAGAGTTGTGCAAAAGCAAGGAGAGCCAACTGAGCAGCATGCTCCTGTCACGACATCCAAAGAAAGAGCTTTACCCGCAAGTAATCATGACGCGATTGCCACTGAAATGCGAGATATGCGTCAAATGTTTCAAAAGCTGTTGGTGCATGACTTAAGTGAACAACTTCCTCCGGCGATACAGTCTATTCGTGCAAAGTTATTGAAGCAAGAACTGACTGAAGAGCTAACAGCAGAAATCATTCGAAAAGTAATGGAAATGCCGCAACCGGGTGAAAAGTGGACGGAGGAGGAAGCGTTTGTGGCATGCCGAACGATTATCACTTCGATGATCGAGCCATATACAGCATCTTCGCCAAAGCTGGGCAAGAACGTACGGTACGCTTTCTTTTTCGGTCCGACAGGGGTTGGAAAAACAACGACCATTGCGAAGCTTGCGGCGAACAGCATGTTGAGGGAAAAACGAAAAATTGGCTTTATCACGGCTGATACGTATCGAATGGCAGCTGTAGAACAATTGAAGACGTACGCAAACATTTTGAATGTCCCGCTGGAAGTTGTCTTTTCACCGAAAGAAATGGCGGCAGCGATGGAACGCTTAAGTGATTGTGACCTCATTTTTGTCGATACGGCTGGACGAAATTTTCGCAACGATGAATATGTGGAAGGCATTCGTGAATTGTTGGAGCATGGAAAAGACAGCGTGAACTACCTAGTACTTAGCTTGAGCTCCAAATTCAACGATATGAAAGCGATCGTCCAAAATTTTGCGGAAGTTCAAGTGAAGCAAGTCATTTTTACAAAAGCGGATGAGACGAACAGCTTTGGCACAATGTTGAATGTTTGTCAGGAGATGAATCTACAGCTCTCCTATGTAACCACAGGTCAAAATGTACCAGATGATATCGTTGTAGCTACACCCGAGCTGGTTTCAACGATGATTATGGGAGAGTAA
- a CDS encoding MinD/ParA family protein yields the protein MRDQAEQLRERMLQNKKTRPTRLVTVTSGKGGVGKSNFSLNFGLGLIEKGHKAVLFDLDLGLANLDVLMGITPKKHLFHLLEPDTTVWDIIEHGPGGLEFIAGGSGFTQIMQLDDEKLDRLFSHLDPLQGYADTIIFDTGAGFSKESMRFMLSSDEVILVTTPEPPAITDAYAVIKMLHARNPAVSIRLVINRVSSEREGKMTADKLAMVSKRFLNMDIQSLGYVSDDSYVSKAVKLQRPFLLTYPQSQAARSIRNLVERYLDGPVTSDASVSGLKGFLAKLRHFIR from the coding sequence ATGCGTGACCAAGCAGAGCAACTCCGTGAGCGGATGCTACAAAACAAGAAGACACGACCAACTAGACTGGTGACAGTGACGAGTGGAAAAGGTGGTGTCGGCAAGTCCAATTTCAGCTTGAATTTTGGGCTTGGTTTGATTGAGAAGGGTCATAAGGCGGTTTTGTTTGACTTGGATCTGGGTCTGGCAAATCTGGATGTATTAATGGGAATTACTCCAAAAAAGCATCTGTTTCATTTGTTAGAGCCAGATACGACTGTTTGGGACATTATCGAGCATGGGCCAGGAGGCTTAGAATTCATCGCGGGTGGTTCTGGATTTACGCAGATTATGCAGTTAGATGATGAGAAGCTAGATCGCTTATTCTCGCATCTGGACCCATTGCAAGGCTATGCCGACACAATCATTTTTGATACGGGAGCAGGTTTTTCAAAAGAATCTATGCGATTCATGCTCTCCTCTGACGAGGTCATCCTCGTTACCACCCCCGAACCACCAGCGATAACGGATGCATATGCAGTCATTAAGATGCTACACGCACGTAATCCCGCTGTCTCCATTCGATTGGTGATAAACAGAGTGTCGTCGGAGAGAGAAGGGAAAATGACGGCGGACAAGCTTGCGATGGTTTCCAAACGTTTTTTGAATATGGATATTCAGTCGCTTGGATATGTTTCGGATGATTCTTATGTTTCAAAAGCTGTTAAACTGCAGCGTCCTTTTCTACTTACATATCCACAATCGCAAGCCGCGAGAAGCATACGAAATCTGGTAGAACGGTATTTGGATGGTCCAGTTACTTCAGATGCTTCTGTTAGTGGTCTCAAAGGGTTTCTTGCGAAGTTGAGGCACTTCATACGATGA
- a CDS encoding chemotaxis response regulator protein-glutamate methylesterase, with product MSKIRVLVTDDSAFMRKVISDILSTDPEIEVIDRAKNGLECIEKCKALAPDVLTLDIEMPVMNGLDALEKLMNECPVPIVMLSSLTKEGAEATIHALELGAFDFVTKPSGPISLDIHKVGDRLIERVKAAAASKVRLKKQISRVVKPVSSESKAAPASPVIRTKIPSPPAVMRSQVGGKARLVALGTSTGGPKALQSVLTAIPANFPAPIAIVQHMPAGFTKSLANRLDSLCQIRVTEVVDGEYLENGTAYIAPGGFHFEVRQVNGRLQAYLHQEEPRGGHRPSVDILFESVSQLTNVDKWAIIMTGMGNDGTKGLKRMKELDRVTSIIEDESSCVVYGMPRAAIQAGLADNVAPLEKIPELLCKLLH from the coding sequence ATGAGCAAAATCCGCGTTCTCGTCACGGACGATTCTGCATTCATGCGTAAAGTGATTTCGGACATTTTATCAACGGATCCTGAGATTGAAGTGATTGATCGAGCCAAGAATGGACTCGAATGTATTGAAAAATGTAAAGCACTGGCGCCGGATGTTCTCACACTCGACATTGAAATGCCGGTTATGAACGGTTTGGATGCTCTGGAAAAGCTGATGAATGAGTGCCCGGTTCCGATCGTCATGTTGAGCAGCCTGACAAAAGAAGGGGCCGAAGCTACGATTCATGCGTTGGAACTAGGCGCGTTTGACTTTGTAACGAAGCCTTCTGGTCCAATTTCTCTCGACATCCACAAAGTGGGCGATCGTCTTATCGAGCGCGTGAAGGCTGCGGCAGCATCGAAAGTACGTTTGAAAAAGCAGATCTCTCGCGTAGTCAAACCGGTATCTTCCGAATCAAAAGCTGCACCGGCCTCTCCAGTAATCCGTACGAAAATACCGAGCCCGCCTGCCGTGATGCGGTCACAAGTGGGTGGAAAGGCAAGACTGGTGGCTTTAGGTACTTCCACGGGTGGTCCTAAAGCATTGCAGAGTGTACTGACTGCAATTCCGGCAAATTTTCCGGCACCAATTGCCATCGTTCAACATATGCCAGCAGGTTTCACAAAATCGTTAGCAAATCGGCTAGACTCGTTATGCCAAATTCGAGTAACCGAGGTTGTCGATGGCGAGTATTTGGAAAATGGTACAGCTTACATAGCTCCAGGCGGCTTCCATTTCGAAGTTCGTCAAGTAAATGGGAGACTGCAGGCCTATTTACATCAAGAGGAGCCACGAGGCGGTCACAGACCGTCTGTCGATATCCTGTTTGAATCAGTCAGTCAATTGACAAATGTAGACAAATGGGCAATCATCATGACAGGCATGGGAAATGATGGGACTAAAGGGCTAAAACGCATGAAGGAGCTTGACCGTGTCACAAGTATTATCGAAGATGAGTCGAGTTGTGTCGTATACGGAATGCCACGAGCAGCGATTCAAGCAGGCTTGGCAGACAACGTGGCCCCATTAGAAAAGATTCCAGAGCTGTTGTGCAAGCTCTTGCACTGA